One window from the genome of Sandaracinaceae bacterium encodes:
- a CDS encoding YeeE/YedE family protein yields MKSHLITIALGVAFGFCLSRIGFTSWDEVHAMFTFSDLRLVIAFGTAVALLSVGWVVVRRLRPSDPAFSPRPIHKGTLVGGVLFGAGWALTGACPSIALVQLGEGKLGALVTLVGIFAGNALYAAVHERYFRFSVGSCEG; encoded by the coding sequence GTGAAGTCGCACCTCATCACCATCGCGCTCGGCGTCGCCTTCGGGTTCTGCCTGAGCCGCATCGGCTTCACCAGCTGGGACGAGGTGCACGCCATGTTCACCTTCAGTGACCTGCGCCTGGTCATCGCCTTCGGCACCGCCGTCGCCCTGCTCAGCGTCGGCTGGGTGGTCGTGCGGCGCCTCCGCCCCAGCGACCCCGCGTTCTCGCCTCGTCCCATCCACAAGGGCACGCTCGTGGGCGGTGTGCTGTTCGGCGCGGGCTGGGCCCTCACGGGGGCCTGTCCCAGCATTGCCTTGGTCCAGCTCGGCGAAGGCAAGCTGGGCGCGCTGGTCACGCTCGTGGGCATCTTCGCGGGCAATGCGCTCTATGCGGCCGTGCACGAGCGCTACTTCCGCTTCAGCGTGGGCAGCTGCGAGGGCTGA
- a CDS encoding FAD-binding protein, translating to MEQRDVDLVVMGSGGGGLLAALTAARAGADVVLVEKASTIGGTTAVSGGVIWIPCNHRMAEAGVTDSREQALTYMTRIADGRVPSALIERYLDVGPEMVRFVEAETEIQFTAMPKYPDYHPEFPGGSMGGRSLDNGLFDTTTLGEWQSKLRKNPITGRMPITIPEAMGWGVFWNPFGAPYQEVSARAKAGMVHGGAGLCGKLLKALLAAGVTPLLETPGERLVVEDGAVVGLDVTHAGAPLRLRAKKGVILASGGFEWNETYRKAFLPLEMTHPVSPPHNTGDGLRMAMSVGAELGNMGEAWWTPAVALPGETYDGAPLYRSEFSVRCLPHTLLVNRKGQRFTNESHNYNDMTKPYFHHDPVAYDRPNVPGWLITDQQYLDKYVLITAVKGRPLPEWLVVADSLTELAEKIGVDAAGLAATVERFNGFARTGVDADFRRGESAFDRFYGDPRQLEQEGGNPSLGTLEKAPFYAVQLHPGAMGTKGGPKTDENGRVLLAEGGVVPGLYAVGNAAASVGGPGYPGAGITIGASMTFGYLAAKHAVGRS from the coding sequence ATGGAGCAACGCGACGTCGACCTGGTCGTGATGGGCAGCGGGGGCGGAGGCCTCCTGGCGGCGCTCACGGCGGCGCGCGCCGGAGCCGACGTGGTGCTGGTGGAGAAGGCCAGCACCATCGGCGGCACCACGGCGGTGTCGGGCGGCGTCATCTGGATCCCCTGCAACCACCGCATGGCCGAGGCCGGCGTCACGGACTCCCGCGAGCAGGCGCTCACGTACATGACGCGCATCGCCGATGGGCGCGTGCCCAGCGCGCTGATCGAACGCTACCTGGACGTGGGCCCCGAGATGGTGCGCTTCGTGGAGGCCGAGACCGAGATCCAGTTCACGGCCATGCCCAAGTACCCGGACTACCACCCCGAGTTTCCGGGTGGGTCCATGGGCGGGCGCTCGCTCGACAACGGGCTGTTCGACACCACCACGCTCGGCGAGTGGCAGAGCAAGCTGCGCAAGAACCCCATCACGGGGCGCATGCCCATCACCATCCCCGAGGCCATGGGCTGGGGGGTGTTCTGGAACCCCTTCGGCGCGCCCTATCAAGAGGTCTCGGCGCGCGCCAAGGCCGGCATGGTGCACGGCGGCGCGGGGCTGTGCGGCAAGCTGCTGAAGGCGCTCTTGGCGGCCGGTGTCACGCCGCTGCTGGAGACGCCCGGCGAGCGCCTGGTGGTGGAAGACGGCGCGGTGGTAGGCCTCGACGTCACGCACGCAGGCGCACCGCTCCGGCTGCGCGCGAAGAAGGGCGTCATCCTGGCCAGCGGTGGCTTCGAGTGGAACGAGACCTACCGCAAGGCGTTCTTGCCGCTCGAGATGACGCACCCGGTGAGCCCGCCGCACAACACCGGCGACGGCCTGCGCATGGCCATGAGCGTGGGCGCCGAGCTCGGCAACATGGGCGAGGCGTGGTGGACGCCCGCCGTGGCCCTGCCCGGGGAGACCTATGACGGAGCGCCGCTCTACCGCAGCGAGTTCTCGGTGCGCTGCCTGCCGCACACGCTGCTGGTGAACCGCAAGGGCCAGCGCTTCACCAACGAGTCGCACAACTACAACGACATGACCAAGCCGTACTTCCACCACGACCCGGTGGCGTACGACCGACCCAACGTGCCGGGCTGGCTCATCACGGACCAGCAGTACCTCGACAAGTACGTGCTCATCACCGCCGTGAAGGGGCGCCCGCTGCCCGAGTGGCTGGTGGTGGCCGACTCGTTGACGGAGCTGGCCGAGAAGATCGGCGTCGACGCGGCGGGGCTGGCGGCCACGGTAGAGCGCTTCAACGGCTTCGCGCGCACGGGTGTGGACGCGGACTTCCGACGCGGCGAGAGCGCCTTCGACCGCTTCTACGGAGACCCGAGGCAGCTCGAGCAGGAGGGCGGCAACCCGAGCCTGGGCACGCTCGAGAAGGCGCCCTTCTATGCGGTGCAGCTGCACCCCGGCGCCATGGGCACCAAGGGCGGCCCCAAGACCGACGAAAACGGGCGCGTGTTGCTCGCCGAGGGCGGCGTGGTCCCGGGGCTGTATGCCGTGGGCAACGCCGCGGCCAGCGTGGGCGGCCCGGGCTATCCGGGCGCCGGCATCACCATCGGCGCGTCCATGACGTTTGGGTACTTGGCGGCCAAGCACGCGGTGGGGCGCAGCTGA
- a CDS encoding acyl--CoA ligase, whose translation MTAGLVELLSPRFMLHIGEHALGLDAIARHARETTLPANIAGRVVTTPARDPLEALRYIEACIQADALPVPSALCSTPTVLDARFTAIAGDVLVLRTSGSTGAPRHAVFHRDALARSAALIAADLALQPDDVVGLVLPCDHGFGLVGQLLAAAMVGARVQWAPGAFAQQRIAALAAGGATVLAAVPFGLAQLLAALPGCASLPPLRQVGVAGGALPRGLAEAALRTFPRVELVHQYGCTEAGPRLTSISSRNPAFWTGSVGRALPGVSIAVLDPDDAGEGELTFASPSAMTRYLEGAVESAQAGTPSASGRWLRTGDRGSVTADGLVFVTGRTDDVVKLRGEKVSLASVARATEEAGAEDAIACCLPSESSDPDGILAVLYAGDVSLSPRDLARSLPRGVVVKRLRHVSQLPRTLSGKVDRVAAAQLLTRTADDHPAHRS comes from the coding sequence ATGACGGCCGGCCTCGTCGAGCTGCTGAGTCCGCGCTTCATGCTGCACATCGGCGAACACGCGCTCGGGCTCGACGCCATCGCCCGGCACGCGCGCGAGACCACCCTGCCCGCGAACATCGCCGGCCGTGTGGTCACCACCCCCGCGCGCGATCCGCTCGAGGCGCTCCGCTACATCGAGGCCTGCATCCAGGCGGACGCACTGCCCGTTCCGAGCGCGCTCTGCAGCACGCCCACCGTGCTCGACGCGCGCTTCACCGCAATCGCCGGGGACGTGCTGGTCTTGCGCACGTCGGGGTCCACTGGGGCCCCGCGCCATGCCGTGTTCCATCGCGACGCGCTCGCCCGCTCCGCCGCGCTCATCGCGGCCGACCTCGCGCTCCAGCCCGACGACGTGGTGGGCTTGGTGCTGCCGTGCGATCACGGCTTCGGTCTCGTGGGGCAGCTGCTGGCGGCCGCCATGGTGGGCGCGCGCGTGCAGTGGGCGCCGGGGGCTTTCGCGCAGCAGCGCATCGCCGCGCTCGCGGCGGGTGGGGCCACGGTGCTCGCCGCGGTCCCGTTCGGGCTTGCCCAGCTCTTGGCGGCGCTTCCGGGCTGCGCCAGCCTGCCGCCGCTCCGGCAGGTCGGAGTCGCCGGGGGCGCGCTCCCGCGCGGGCTCGCCGAGGCTGCGCTGCGGACCTTCCCCCGCGTGGAGCTGGTGCATCAGTACGGCTGCACCGAGGCCGGCCCGCGCCTCACCTCCATCTCCTCACGCAACCCGGCCTTCTGGACCGGCAGCGTGGGCCGGGCGCTTCCCGGCGTGAGCATCGCGGTCCTCGACCCCGACGATGCCGGAGAGGGTGAGCTCACCTTCGCGAGCCCCTCGGCCATGACGCGCTACCTCGAAGGCGCGGTCGAGTCTGCCCAGGCAGGCACGCCCAGCGCGTCGGGCCGCTGGCTCCGCACGGGCGACCGCGGCTCCGTGACGGCCGATGGGCTGGTGTTCGTCACCGGCCGCACCGACGACGTGGTCAAGCTGCGCGGCGAGAAGGTCTCGCTCGCGTCCGTGGCGCGTGCCACCGAGGAAGCCGGCGCCGAGGACGCCATCGCGTGTTGCTTGCCCAGCGAGTCGAGCGATCCCGACGGAATCCTGGCTGTGCTCTACGCGGGCGACGTCAGCCTCTCCCCGCGGGATCTCGCGCGTTCCCTCCCGCGAGGGGTCGTCGTCAAGCGCCTGCGTCACGTCTCCCAGCTGCCACGCACCCTCTCCGGCAAGGTCGATCGCGTCGCCGCCGCACAGCTGCTCACGCGAACCGCAGACGACCACCCGGCTCACCGATCATGA
- a CDS encoding ferredoxin encodes MKIVFDADACACHGQCASVAPELFAFDDAGHLKVLIEEPPPDLWVAAEDAADICPVQAITLVR; translated from the coding sequence ATGAAGATCGTTTTTGATGCCGATGCGTGCGCGTGCCACGGACAGTGCGCCAGCGTGGCGCCCGAGCTCTTTGCCTTCGACGACGCGGGCCACCTGAAGGTGCTCATCGAGGAGCCGCCGCCCGATCTGTGGGTGGCCGCCGAAGACGCCGCCGACATCTGCCCCGTGCAGGCCATCACGCTGGTTCGCTGA
- a CDS encoding FAD-dependent oxidoreductase, which yields MLDSVVIVGASLGGLRAAELLRRKGYTGSLTLVGDELHLPYDRPPLSKQLLTGAFSEEQLALRRKPYDELALDLRLGVRATALDVAQRQLTLADGTPLTYGALVLATGARARRLPDQPELQGLFELRTLDHARALRDALAGKPRVCVIGAGFIGAEVASSARTVGCEVTVLEAAEVPLQRGLGNVLGEALGQRMRDHGVALRCSVAIAGFEASGEGSARTLTGVRLTTGEVIPAEVCVVGIGAVPNVEWLAGSGLTLSDGVVTDAHCRAAEGVYAIGDVARFHNPLFDESMRLEHWSNAVEGARAAVDHLLNPAEAAPYAHVPSFWSDQFGVKLQGAGRPRGDDELVFAAGSADTEKFCAIYGRNGKLTGVVGASMPPLVIQYQKLLAAGASWESALAQRPPGTEQ from the coding sequence GTGCTTGATTCGGTCGTCATCGTAGGAGCTTCGTTGGGTGGGCTGAGGGCCGCCGAGCTGCTGCGCCGCAAGGGGTACACGGGCTCGCTGACGTTGGTGGGCGACGAGCTGCACCTGCCCTATGACCGCCCGCCGCTGTCGAAGCAGCTGCTCACCGGCGCGTTCTCGGAGGAGCAGCTGGCCCTGCGTCGCAAGCCGTACGACGAGCTCGCCCTCGACCTGCGCCTGGGCGTGCGGGCCACGGCCCTCGATGTCGCTCAGCGCCAGCTGACCCTCGCGGACGGCACGCCGCTGACCTATGGCGCGCTCGTGCTGGCCACCGGCGCGCGGGCCCGGCGCCTGCCCGACCAGCCCGAGCTGCAGGGCCTGTTCGAGCTGCGCACGCTCGACCACGCCCGCGCGCTGCGCGACGCATTGGCCGGCAAGCCGCGGGTCTGCGTCATCGGCGCGGGCTTCATTGGCGCCGAGGTGGCCAGCAGCGCTCGCACCGTCGGCTGCGAAGTGACCGTGCTCGAGGCTGCGGAAGTGCCGCTCCAGCGTGGCCTCGGCAACGTGCTGGGCGAGGCCCTGGGCCAGCGCATGCGCGACCACGGCGTGGCCCTGCGCTGCTCGGTGGCCATCGCCGGGTTCGAGGCCAGCGGCGAGGGCAGCGCTCGCACGCTCACGGGTGTGCGCCTCACGACCGGCGAGGTGATCCCCGCCGAGGTCTGCGTGGTGGGCATCGGCGCCGTGCCCAACGTGGAGTGGCTGGCGGGCTCGGGCCTGACGCTCTCCGACGGTGTGGTGACCGACGCGCACTGCCGCGCCGCCGAGGGGGTCTACGCCATCGGCGACGTGGCGCGCTTCCACAACCCGCTGTTCGACGAGAGCATGCGCCTCGAGCACTGGAGCAACGCCGTGGAAGGCGCGCGCGCCGCGGTGGACCACCTGCTCAACCCCGCCGAGGCGGCTCCCTACGCCCACGTGCCCAGCTTCTGGTCCGACCAGTTCGGCGTGAAGCTGCAGGGGGCCGGGCGCCCGCGTGGCGACGACGAGCTGGTGTTCGCGGCCGGCTCGGCCGATACGGAAAAGTTCTGCGCCATCTACGGCCGCAACGGAAAGCTGACGGGCGTGGTCGGCGCGTCCATGCCGCCGCTGGTCATTCAGTACCAGAAACTCCTGGCCGCAGGGGCCTCCTGGGAGTCGGCCCTGGCCCAGAGACCCCCCGGAACTGAGCAATAA
- a CDS encoding ketoacyl-ACP synthase III, with translation MGTGHFLPGPPRATVDLGFPNPEELIRLTGIVSRHIADASLATSDLVVEASRALVAAHRSDIDRVLVATVTPDHPSPATAPLVQHRLGLEQVPSLDVGAACAGYVYALDLAARAVATGDRMVLVGAGECRVRTLHHATDGVRVLFGDGAAAALVAGADAPTVDTPVRLRLLVTCLGADGRHHSAIRVPAGGSRVPTSAETVAAGQHALMLEDGPHVFYQAVEGFMDIAKATLGPLGLVPSDVDLIVPHQPNVRILERVARLLRVPLERFAIEVDRVGNVGGASVGIALDRAVRAGRVKPGMRVLLLTAGAGYTAGAALLEVAS, from the coding sequence GTGGGTACGGGACACTTCCTGCCGGGCCCACCTCGCGCCACCGTGGACCTCGGCTTTCCGAACCCGGAGGAGCTCATCCGGCTCACCGGCATCGTGTCGCGGCACATCGCAGACGCCTCGCTCGCCACCTCGGATCTGGTGGTGGAGGCTAGCCGCGCGCTCGTCGCGGCGCATCGCAGCGACATCGACCGCGTGCTCGTGGCCACGGTGACACCCGATCATCCGTCCCCCGCCACGGCGCCGCTGGTGCAGCACCGCCTGGGCCTCGAGCAGGTGCCCTCGCTGGACGTCGGCGCGGCCTGCGCTGGCTACGTCTACGCGCTGGACCTCGCGGCTCGCGCGGTGGCCACCGGGGACCGCATGGTGCTGGTGGGTGCTGGTGAGTGCCGCGTGCGCACGCTCCATCACGCCACGGACGGCGTGCGCGTGTTGTTCGGCGATGGCGCCGCCGCGGCGCTGGTGGCGGGCGCCGACGCGCCAACCGTGGATACCCCGGTGCGGCTGCGGCTGTTGGTCACGTGCCTGGGTGCCGACGGACGTCATCACTCCGCCATCCGCGTGCCCGCGGGCGGTTCGCGGGTGCCCACCAGCGCCGAGACGGTGGCCGCCGGGCAACACGCACTCATGCTCGAGGACGGGCCACACGTCTTCTATCAGGCTGTGGAGGGATTCATGGACATCGCCAAGGCCACCCTGGGCCCGCTCGGGCTAGTCCCCAGCGACGTGGACCTGATCGTGCCGCACCAGCCCAACGTGCGCATCCTCGAGCGTGTGGCGCGTCTGCTGCGTGTGCCTCTCGAGCGGTTTGCCATCGAGGTGGATCGGGTTGGCAACGTAGGCGGCGCCTCGGTGGGCATCGCGCTCGATCGGGCCGTTCGCGCAGGCCGCGTGAAGCCGGGCATGCGCGTGCTGCTGCTGACCGCGGGCGCAGGCTACACGGCGGGCGCCGCGCTGCTCGAGGTGGCGTCATGA
- a CDS encoding GH3 auxin-responsive promoter family protein, with protein MKALIQRAMQFRRARAFARYEHACHDPAAAQETALRWLVERSGHTALARRLGATPGQVRSIDDLRRRVPLTSYDEIAPEIDAALRGQPDQLIPGRPSFFALTSGTTGRSKYIPIDDAYRRAFQTPMQHYLYGVVRDHPRAFSAKVLYMVGPPEVEHTPGGAVAGTISGYNYRALPKLLASVGAVPWQVFAVRDPLAQVHATARLALRHDVSFAVAITTAPLAALGTAMRDHADLLLRDLHDGTLTIPTGALSRAERDMLQPFATRDPRRARALTQACSRAGGLTPRVAWPNLALLSCWAHAGAATHLHLFDELYGPGPLRSAVYSATEGWINIPLRDHDPSGALSIESGVYEFEVLDERGEPTGDTLLPHETVVGAEYGIVLSSGCGLFRYRLGDRVRVTGFFHRTPEIMFVRKLGAVLSLAHDMTTEDHVATAVAAVAASGVPLARWVFGPCDGFPPRYRLVVASDGGMSAEAIAARFDAALGHANLGYEADREAAILAPVEVTLLGRAEFDAWEAARRAAVGHQSKPVRFVLTAAELPGAPRGEGAA; from the coding sequence ATGAAGGCGCTCATCCAGCGGGCCATGCAGTTTCGCCGCGCCCGCGCCTTCGCGCGCTACGAGCACGCGTGCCACGACCCGGCGGCCGCGCAAGAGACCGCGCTGCGCTGGCTCGTCGAGCGCTCGGGCCACACCGCGCTCGCGCGCCGTCTGGGGGCCACGCCCGGGCAGGTGCGCAGCATCGACGACCTGCGGCGCCGCGTGCCGCTCACGTCCTACGACGAGATCGCCCCCGAGATCGACGCGGCGTTGCGGGGCCAGCCCGACCAGCTGATCCCCGGGCGGCCGTCGTTCTTCGCGCTGACCTCGGGCACCACCGGGCGCTCCAAGTACATCCCCATCGACGACGCGTACCGCCGCGCCTTCCAGACTCCGATGCAGCACTACCTCTACGGGGTGGTGCGCGACCACCCGCGCGCCTTCTCGGCGAAGGTGCTGTACATGGTGGGGCCCCCCGAGGTGGAGCACACACCGGGAGGCGCGGTGGCCGGAACCATCTCCGGCTACAACTACCGCGCCCTTCCGAAGCTGCTGGCCAGCGTGGGCGCGGTGCCCTGGCAGGTCTTCGCCGTGCGCGATCCCCTCGCGCAGGTCCACGCCACCGCCCGGCTCGCGCTGCGCCATGACGTGTCGTTCGCGGTCGCCATCACCACGGCGCCGCTGGCCGCGTTGGGCACTGCCATGCGCGACCACGCCGACCTGCTGCTGCGAGACCTGCACGACGGCACGCTCACCATCCCCACGGGTGCGCTCTCGCGGGCCGAGCGCGACATGCTGCAGCCGTTCGCCACGCGTGACCCTCGCCGCGCGCGTGCGCTCACACAGGCCTGCTCGCGCGCCGGTGGCCTGACCCCGCGGGTGGCGTGGCCCAACCTCGCGCTGCTCTCCTGCTGGGCACACGCCGGGGCGGCCACTCACCTGCACCTCTTCGACGAGCTCTATGGCCCGGGCCCGCTGCGCAGCGCGGTCTACTCGGCCACGGAGGGCTGGATCAACATCCCGCTGCGCGACCATGACCCCTCGGGCGCGCTGTCCATCGAGAGCGGCGTCTACGAGTTCGAGGTGTTGGACGAGCGCGGCGAGCCCACGGGCGACACGCTCCTGCCTCATGAGACGGTGGTCGGCGCCGAGTACGGCATCGTGCTCTCGTCGGGCTGCGGCCTCTTCCGCTATCGCCTCGGGGACCGCGTGCGAGTCACGGGCTTCTTCCACCGCACGCCCGAGATCATGTTCGTGCGCAAGCTGGGCGCGGTGCTCTCGCTCGCGCACGACATGACCACCGAAGACCACGTCGCCACCGCGGTTGCGGCGGTGGCGGCCAGCGGCGTGCCCCTCGCGCGCTGGGTGTTCGGCCCTTGTGACGGTTTTCCGCCGCGCTACCGCCTAGTCGTGGCCAGCGACGGGGGCATGTCCGCCGAGGCCATCGCCGCCCGATTCGATGCTGCGTTGGGCCACGCGAACCTGGGCTACGAAGCCGACCGGGAAGCAGCCATCCTCGCTCCGGTCGAAGTCACGCTGCTCGGCCGGGCGGAATTCGATGCTTGGGAGGCGGCCCGCCGCGCCGCGGTGGGTCACCAGTCCAAGCCCGTGCGCTTCGTGCTCACCGCGGCCGAGCTGCCGGGTGCGCCGCGCGGCGAGGGGGCGGCGTGA
- the amrA gene encoding AmmeMemoRadiSam system protein A, with product MTRATATPDEQALLNVARDAIAARLEGRTFVPPHLPASFGDTARAVFVTLRQPGGELRGCVGRLEPSRTSLAHEIAESAISAALEDPRFLPVSRGELDGLTMEISLLEPPEPARGLQDLDPKHYGVVVHSGQLRGVLLPDIEGVDSAEQQVNIARMKARISPAAEYQLERFRVRKVPAGR from the coding sequence ATGACGAGAGCGACCGCGACCCCCGACGAGCAGGCCCTCCTGAACGTGGCTCGTGACGCCATCGCGGCACGCCTCGAGGGCCGGACGTTCGTGCCACCTCACCTGCCCGCGAGCTTCGGCGACACAGCACGCGCGGTGTTCGTCACGCTACGCCAGCCGGGCGGCGAGCTGCGCGGCTGCGTCGGGAGGCTCGAGCCCTCACGCACGTCGCTGGCGCACGAGATCGCCGAGTCGGCCATCTCGGCGGCGCTCGAGGACCCGCGCTTCCTGCCCGTCTCGCGCGGGGAGCTGGACGGCCTGACCATGGAGATCAGCCTGCTCGAGCCCCCCGAGCCTGCGCGCGGGCTGCAGGACCTGGACCCGAAGCACTACGGTGTGGTGGTGCACAGCGGGCAGCTGCGGGGCGTGCTGCTCCCGGACATCGAGGGCGTGGACAGCGCCGAGCAGCAGGTGAACATCGCGCGCATGAAGGCGCGCATCTCGCCCGCAGCGGAGTACCAGCTCGAGCGCTTCCGCGTGCGCAAAGTGCCTGCGGGCAGGTAG
- a CDS encoding SDR family oxidoreductase translates to MSGRRRALVTGATSHIGRAVARALAADGHELVLTGRRADVLAELAAELGAEHVAGDLCEGALRERLAEGPACTALVHTAGHAFAYARHHDFAPADAEALYEVDFRAGAELARLLAPGMMRQRSGRFVFIGSLAATFAGGGSAPYAAVKAAIEGLTRGLATDYGRFGITSNVVALGVIETERTALRMTDESRRKFAAATSLRRIGQPADVAGPVRFLCSDEAAYITGSTLVVSGGLHLNQGW, encoded by the coding sequence GTGAGCGGCCGTCGTCGCGCGCTGGTCACGGGCGCCACCTCGCACATCGGGCGCGCCGTGGCGCGCGCGCTCGCCGCCGACGGACACGAACTCGTCCTCACGGGGCGCCGCGCCGACGTCCTCGCCGAGCTGGCGGCCGAGCTGGGGGCCGAGCACGTGGCGGGCGACCTGTGCGAAGGCGCGCTCCGTGAGCGCCTCGCGGAGGGGCCCGCTTGCACCGCACTCGTGCACACCGCCGGGCATGCCTTCGCTTACGCCCGCCACCACGACTTCGCGCCCGCCGACGCGGAAGCGCTCTACGAGGTGGACTTTCGCGCGGGTGCCGAGCTGGCCCGGCTGCTCGCCCCCGGCATGATGCGGCAGCGCTCCGGTCGCTTCGTGTTCATCGGCTCGCTGGCGGCCACCTTCGCGGGCGGCGGCAGCGCGCCCTATGCGGCGGTGAAGGCGGCCATCGAGGGACTCACGCGCGGGTTGGCCACCGACTACGGTCGGTTCGGCATCACCAGCAACGTGGTGGCGCTGGGCGTCATCGAGACGGAGCGGACGGCGCTCCGCATGACCGACGAGAGTCGTCGGAAGTTCGCCGCCGCCACCAGCCTGCGCCGCATCGGTCAGCCGGCCGACGTGGCCGGGCCAGTTCGCTTCTTGTGCTCCGACGAGGCGGCCTACATCACGGGCAGCACCCTGGTCGTCTCGGGTGGCCTCCACCTCAACCAAGGCTGGTGA
- the amrS gene encoding AmmeMemoRadiSam system radical SAM enzyme, with protein sequence MVRFAAVTPRPLIAPHTVVGEHTHVLADGRVRCDVCPRACTMREGQAGFCFVREARGGEVVMTSYGRASGFCVDPIEKKPLNHFYPGSSVLSFGTAGCNLGCRFCQNWDISKAREFDRLTDAAMPEDIAAAAARAGCKSVAFTYNDPVIWGEYATDTAHAAHERGLSTVAVTAGYITERARERFFAPMDAANVDLKAFTERFYDKLCFAHLGPVLDTLAWLKRETDVWLEVTTLLIPGENDSEAEVDALVGWFVEHLGPETPLHFSGFHPDFKLDAHPPTPRATLLRARQQALRAGLRHVYTGNVHDVAGQSTYCASCEAVVIERDWYTLGAYRLTPEGECMACGAALAGRFAEAPGSWGAKRMRLPIAPGAPA encoded by the coding sequence ATGGTTAGGTTTGCCGCCGTGACCCCACGCCCGCTCATCGCTCCGCACACCGTCGTCGGCGAGCACACGCACGTGCTGGCCGACGGGCGCGTGCGCTGCGACGTGTGCCCGCGCGCCTGCACCATGCGGGAGGGGCAGGCCGGTTTCTGCTTCGTGCGCGAGGCCCGCGGCGGTGAGGTGGTCATGACCAGCTACGGGCGCGCCTCGGGGTTCTGCGTGGACCCCATCGAGAAGAAGCCGCTCAACCACTTCTACCCGGGGTCCAGCGTGCTCTCGTTCGGCACGGCGGGCTGCAACCTGGGCTGCCGCTTCTGCCAGAACTGGGACATCTCGAAGGCGCGTGAGTTCGACCGGCTGACCGACGCCGCCATGCCCGAGGACATCGCGGCGGCCGCCGCCCGCGCGGGCTGCAAGAGCGTGGCCTTCACCTACAACGACCCGGTGATCTGGGGGGAGTACGCCACCGACACGGCGCACGCAGCGCACGAGCGCGGGCTCAGCACGGTGGCCGTGACCGCCGGCTACATCACAGAACGGGCGCGCGAGCGCTTCTTCGCGCCCATGGATGCCGCCAACGTGGACCTCAAGGCCTTCACGGAGCGCTTCTACGACAAGCTGTGCTTCGCGCACCTGGGCCCCGTGCTGGACACGCTGGCCTGGCTGAAGCGCGAGACCGACGTGTGGCTGGAGGTGACCACGCTGCTGATCCCGGGCGAGAACGACAGCGAGGCCGAGGTGGACGCCCTGGTGGGTTGGTTCGTGGAGCACCTGGGGCCCGAGACGCCGCTGCACTTCTCGGGCTTCCACCCGGACTTCAAGCTGGACGCGCACCCGCCCACGCCGCGGGCCACGCTGCTGCGGGCGCGGCAGCAGGCGCTGCGGGCGGGGCTACGGCACGTGTACACGGGCAACGTGCACGACGTGGCGGGGCAGAGCACCTACTGCGCGTCGTGCGAGGCCGTGGTCATCGAGCGCGACTGGTACACGCTGGGGGCGTATCGGCTCACGCCCGAAGGTGAGTGCATGGCGTGTGGGGCGGCGCTGGCGGGGCGCTTTGCGGAGGCACCCGGCAGCTGGGGAGCGAAACGCATGCGTCTGCCCATCGCCCCGGGAGCGCCCGCATGA